In Sesamum indicum cultivar Zhongzhi No. 13 linkage group LG1, S_indicum_v1.0, whole genome shotgun sequence, the sequence GGGATCATTTGGGTTGAAttgaattcaagaaaaattaatagaaatgatgtgcaagaagaagaataaaggCTGTCTGGTCCACAACTACGTGGTTCATATTCAACAGAAGAAGCCAAAGTCTTATCATCAGATTTGTGGATTTTGGGCCACTCAAAATCAGGCAGATTTTTATAGTTCTTGTGACAACTACAGGAATTTACTACATCAAAGAGACAAGACAGTGTAACTTAACAAGGTATATATGTTGAAAGTTTGAAACAGTTCCATCAAATCTGGTTGTAGCCTCCGCACATGAAAGGGCTAATTCCATCTGGACGAAAAGGACATCCTTCTGTGCAATAAATACATTCCATTACTGCAATACTGGAAGTTCCTATTACTGAAAAAGATCAAAGAATTTCACAAAGTTTATGTCAATGTATCAAAATTGCATGGACCCTCTTCCTTATGATCATGCCCAAATTCATAGACATGACGCCGAATGCAATAACAGTTATAGATCTAAAAAGGAAAGtttcacaacaaaaaattactgCTTCTGAAGAAAGAGATGAACAAGCTTAAAATCTATTTACATCATGAAAGAGATATACAAATTATACACTCCATTCAGAGAGAAGAGTTCTTGCTATCTGATATGATCTTAGATTTTGAAGTTTGGTACTTAGGTGAAACTGCTCCTAGTATCACAACACTGCTCAGCACAGCCAGACCGAGTCCTAAACCGTTGACAACAGCTGATTCCGGGCAACGTTTTAGTAGATTCCCTTCGATTTGCAAGAAAGTTAACTTTTCAAGAAGCCCTGTCTCAGCAGTCACCACAGCCAAGCCATAAGTGTATAGACCAAGAAAGACATGCCAAGGAAGTACCCTTAGCCTTGTTGTTCGCATCTCGCCTCTGTGCCAAAAGCTGGCAAAGCCAAACAGCCACTGCAACGTAATACGAAACTCTGTATCAGGCCCTCTTCATAATGAAAATCAGACAAATGTGAAGGCATTATGAATGTATTCGACattaatttttgcatcaaATATAGCTAATGCAGTAGTGTCATTAGCATAGACGTTCTTGATTTCACAAATTACTATGTGCAGGGATAATGTATGTGACAGTAATTAGTCAGGTGCAAAATAAAGCACCCCCTTTTCTCATCAAATCcaggtaaaaaaatatttgtctgTAAGCAATTAGAACAGACCTGAGCCCCAAACATGGAGATACAGATCAAACCCATCCATGAATGCAAACTGTAAAAGTTAGCCAAAATCCCATGTTGACTATGGAATTTGGTCCAAATCCCAAAAATCCCACAAGCCAAAGCCACGCCTTGGAGACACAGGTgtactaattttttcaaatttcttgaaCCAGGCAGCGATCTGTGCACCAAAATGgctgaaaaaataattcaacaagaaaaaagatcaTCAATCAGAGCCTGCTTATTTTCTGctgtaaatttgcaaatagCACACAGGAGTGTTAATTCCTACCTTCTCCACTGATCAGGATGAAACCAATCACCATTAGCAAAGGGTGCAACACCTGCccaacaaacaaaagaaaggaattttcacaattttccTCAAAACCACATACATGCATGGGCTTATAGACTgtataaagataataaatcaagaaatgaaacGAAGTTATTACAGCATAAATGTGGTCTTCCTGAGAGGGAGAGTGAGGAATAAAGCTAGTATTGAAGTGAAGAGCCCAGATGAGTACAAGAACTGCAACTACACAAGCTGAAAATCTGGCAAAAATTAGAACAGAAAATGGTAAAAACAAGATTCTGGCCATAGCTTCAGAGCACTCTGATCTCTTCCAAAGCACGCTCTCACTCTCAGTGTCTGAGTTCAGTATAGTTAGTGCGGAACAGTGAGCCACCGACAcaataataaaagatacaCTAATTGAAATTGTACTTTCGGGTAGGCCAATAATTGACAAtgttatttagaattttttttcttgggaaaCTTCTTTATCTGAAATAGTTCATAGTCATCTAGATTATGCTATTGTAATTAGTCAAATGGAGCATTTAATACATTTACAGATAAAGTGCTATGATTTAAGCAGCATAAATTACACTTAATAAAGATTGATTATTTATCAAGATAACTCAAATAACAGAGTCATGGTATGGACCtaagtgttttttttatttattttgggcACCCAAGTGtatttcttgtttcctttGTGACCCTTTACTCAGAGCAAGAATTCCTGtcaatataaattcaaaatttgctgGCCTGCATCCAAGGAATCTGTAATCTAGCCTAAAGACATATCACTATATCAGTTAAAGCCGAAGTTTGAACTCAGCAAGCGTACAAACATAATGTTGCGTTTTATCCTGTCTGTTTTGACGTTGTTGGAGACATTACACAAGTTTTTGTGTTCTTGGCAGCTAAATTTCAtggttaaaattattaataggtAACTAAACTAGTTTTAATCTTGCTAGTTCATACTTCATGGTCCACAAGATCTTAAGACTCAGACATAATTTCCTTGAAGATTTCACCTAAGTAATCTGTTCTCCAATTATGTCAGCAGGCCAGTATCAGCTTCAATGAGAAAGTATTGATCAGTTTCTTCAGGACTACTGGAAAAACTGAACTCTTGTTCTTAAGGGCAGGGGACAGCATCGACAGCCCTTTGCCTTTGTAACTGATCCTAAAACTCTTGCCTGTTTCAGTATCTAATGCGGGACTAAGATGCATTAACATAATCCTTGAGTTAACATGTCACAAAGTTGATGAAAGTTGACAGGATTCGTTGTTGACAAAGATTATAACCTGCCGTTCCTGCTCAAGTCCAAGCAACATAGGTCGTATCAGATGCCATTCGGCTGTAAACTCATCGATAGATTCGTCATGTAATTACTTAATCTGTCATCAGGCATAGTGAAATCTTTGTAACAGTAGTTTCTAGTGCATTCGGCAGCAATCCAATATCCAGAGAACATGTGGTGAATATCATCCCTTTTTCAATTCAAAGAGCATGACTTGTTAGAactattttttgtcatttcttaaatttagATGTAGTAGCCCCAAATCAAGACAATGGCTATGAATTTTGTGCTatcaaaagacaaaatatgaaagagaaacttTACTAGCGGTTGTAACTTGTAACCAAGAAATAACAGGACAAAGTTATGTGAACTAGGAAATCGTTGTTTTATGCTTAGACATTTAGTAAACGACAAAAAGGGATATCGATCATGCCGATTAACAAGCCAACCACTTTGATTCCCATAGTTAACTGCTAATGCCACAGCCTATCCCACTCCTATAAATTGCAGCGGGTAAATATAAGATCAGCAAGCCTTTAATCACCACATACTTAGAAGAATATCAAAGGggaaaggaagaagaaatggaATTCACTTGCAAGGACTTCAAGGTGGGAAAATGTGAGGGTGAGAAACTGGTGCATGGTGAAACCATACCACTAGTGCTGCAGCCCCCAACAGACGGTAAAAGCGACGTGAAGTCTTTGTTGGAAAACCTAGGGAGAAACAAGGAGTGGTTTGAGGAGATGATAATCAAGAATAGTGCAGTTCTTCTCAGGGGCTTTGATGTTAAGAACGCTGAAGAGTTCAACGATATCGTCGAGGTCTTTGGATGGGAGGACATACGGTACGTGGGCCCTGCCCCCCGGACGCACATATACAAGAGAGTTTGGACAGCCAATGAAGGACCTCTCTCTGAGTTCATATACTATCATCATGAGATGGTCTTGGTCAGTAGCTTATGCACAATATATATGGTTACAGTTTTTAGGATGTTATAATGATATCGAGCATGTATGATCATGTTGCTTGGTTTTGGCAGATAAAGGAATTTCCAAAGAAAGTTATACTTTTCTGTGAAGTGCCGCCACCAGAAGGTGGAGAGACACCTTTTGTGCCTAGTTTCCGAGTAACTGAAAGAATGCTCGAGGAGTTCCCGGAGTTTGTGGAGGAGTTGGACAAGAAAGGACTGAGGTACACGTTCACGGCTCTCAGCAAGGACGATAAGTCGTCCATGAGAGGCCGAGGTTGGGAAGATGCCTTTGGAACATCAGATCCTGCAGAAGCAGAGAGAAGGTTTGCAGAATTTTACTATCCGATATATATTCTTGTGTCTAAATACATTAGCCATATGCGCTAAGTACAACCTACTAAGTCTTTGTGAAAGAACTTCTTCACCAAACATGATGGGGCATAAACAAGTCGATTTGACATTTGCATAGCTTGTGTATTTCTTGCTTATTCACAATATCAGTTGAGTTTGAACTGGCTTTAATCCAATGACAAATTCGACTGCAGGGCTAAGGCGTTAGGGATGGACATGGAATGGCTACCGAATGGAGGGGTGAAGACGGTACTGGGGCCAAGATCTTTGACAAGGGTGTTTGATGGAAGAAAAGGGAGGAGAATGTGGTTCAACACCATGGTGGGGATGCACGGAAAGGAGCTGAGCTCAGCCATGATGGCAGACGGAACTGAAATACCTGAGAAGATAGTGAAGAGATGTGAAGAGataattgaagaagaaagcaTCCAATTCAAGTGGGA encodes:
- the LOC105161383 gene encoding probable transmembrane ascorbate ferrireductase 4 — translated: MARILFLPFSVLIFARFSACVVAVLVLIWALHFNTSFIPHSPSQEDHIYAVLHPLLMVIGFILISGEAILVHRSLPGSRNLKKLVHLCLQGVALACGIFGIWTKFHSQHGILANFYSLHSWMGLICISMFGAQWLFGFASFWHRGEMRTTRLRVLPWHVFLGLYTYGLAVVTAETGLLEKLTFLQIEGNLLKRCPESAVVNGLGLGLAVLSSVVILGAVSPKYQTSKSKIISDSKNSSL
- the LOC105161391 gene encoding clavaminate synthase-like protein At3g21360, giving the protein MEFTCKDFKVGKCEGEKLVHGETIPLVLQPPTDGKSDVKSLLENLGRNKEWFEEMIIKNSAVLLRGFDVKNAEEFNDIVEVFGWEDIRYVGPAPRTHIYKRVWTANEGPLSEFIYYHHEMVLIKEFPKKVILFCEVPPPEGGETPFVPSFRVTERMLEEFPEFVEELDKKGLRYTFTALSKDDKSSMRGRGWEDAFGTSDPAEAERRAKALGMDMEWLPNGGVKTVLGPRSLTRVFDGRKGRRMWFNTMVGMHGKELSSAMMADGTEIPEKIVKRCEEIIEEESIQFKWEKGDVLFLDNYALLHGRRPSLPPRRVLVATCK